A single Pirellulaceae bacterium DNA region contains:
- a CDS encoding restriction endonuclease subunit S, with amino-acid sequence MKKSRSPKKLSASAPLCATKHEDSKPALVPKLRFPEFRNAEEWERNEVGDVFQVTRGNVLSMTLVQDVKTEANPYPVYSSQTKNNGLSGYYSDFLFDNAITWTTDGANAGDVNFRPGKFYCTNVCGVLLNSTGFANACIAALINAVAKKYVSYVGNPKLMNGVMSKIPIPFPSLAEQQKIASCLSSVDELMAAQARKVDALKTHKKGLMQQLFPREGETQPRLRFPEFKGEWNDATLGDLCFNVSSGKDARDSDGAFDLYGSTGVIGKTAKASYDTPHILVARVGANAGYLTKASGQFGVTDNTLVIKLKPAARIDYIFHYLGNININKLIFGSGQPLITGSILKAQRVLVPSDAEQSKISNCLSSIDDLIKAESDKLEALNAHKKGLMQQLFPSAEEGEG; translated from the coding sequence ATGAAGAAATCCCGTTCGCCAAAAAAACTTAGTGCCTCTGCGCCTTTGTGCGCAACAAAACACGAAGACAGCAAACCCGCGCTGGTGCCGAAGTTGCGGTTTCCGGAGTTTCGTAACGCAGAGGAATGGGAGCGGAACGAAGTAGGCGACGTGTTTCAGGTCACGCGAGGCAATGTCCTTTCAATGACTTTGGTGCAGGATGTAAAAACTGAGGCGAACCCGTATCCCGTTTACTCATCTCAGACCAAAAACAATGGTTTAAGCGGATACTACTCAGACTTCCTTTTTGATAACGCAATTACTTGGACCACGGACGGTGCGAACGCGGGTGACGTGAATTTCCGACCGGGGAAGTTTTATTGCACCAATGTTTGTGGAGTGCTTCTCAACTCAACTGGCTTTGCGAATGCTTGCATCGCCGCGTTGATCAACGCTGTCGCCAAAAAGTACGTCTCTTACGTTGGAAATCCAAAGCTCATGAATGGCGTCATGAGCAAGATACCGATCCCGTTTCCATCCCTCGCCGAGCAGCAAAAAATCGCCTCGTGCCTGAGTTCGGTGGACGAGCTGATGGCCGCGCAAGCGCGGAAAGTGGACGCGCTCAAGACCCACAAAAAAGGGCTGATGCAGCAGCTTTTCCCCCGCGAAGGCGAAACCCAACCCCGCCTCCGCTTCCCCGAATTCAAAGGCGAATGGAATGATGCAACTCTCGGAGATCTATGTTTCAACGTCTCGTCTGGCAAAGACGCGCGGGATTCTGATGGAGCATTTGACCTCTATGGCTCAACAGGCGTCATCGGCAAAACTGCCAAAGCCAGTTACGACACTCCCCACATCCTCGTTGCCCGTGTCGGTGCGAATGCTGGCTATTTGACGAAGGCCAGCGGTCAGTTTGGCGTGACTGATAACACCCTCGTCATCAAACTCAAGCCAGCGGCAAGAATCGACTACATCTTCCATTACCTCGGAAACATAAACATCAACAAGCTGATCTTTGGTTCAGGTCAGCCACTCATTACCGGAAGCATCTTAAAGGCGCAGCGTGTGCTTGTCCCCTCTGATGCCGAGCAGAGCAAAATCTCGAACTGTCTTTCCTCCATTGATGACCTGATCAAAGCTGAAAGCGATAAGCTGGAAGCTCTCAATGCCCACAAGAAAGGGCTCATGCAGCAGCTTTTCCCATCAGCAGAGGAGGGTGAAGGATGA
- a CDS encoding KilA-N domain-containing protein gives MSKAKRITVEVQGASVAIISQNRQDFISLTDIARFKNPERSDDLVRNWLRNRNTVEFLGIWEKLHNPDFNSVEFDGIRIQTGLNSFVLTPKHWIEKTGAIGIVSSTGRYGGTYAHKDIAFEFASWVSVEFKLYLIKEFQRLKEEENDRLKLEWNLQRTLAKINYRIHTDAIKETLIPPTITKAQASFVYANEADLLNVALFGQTAKQWRDAHPDAEGNVRDHAPLEQLVVLTNLESLNSVLIRQGLSQEERLRKLNEIAITQMRTLLSDTKIKRLK, from the coding sequence ATGAGTAAAGCCAAACGAATCACCGTTGAAGTTCAAGGAGCCTCCGTCGCGATTATTTCGCAGAATCGGCAGGACTTCATCAGCCTCACCGACATCGCCCGGTTCAAGAACCCGGAGCGCAGTGACGATCTCGTTCGCAACTGGCTGCGTAACCGCAACACCGTCGAGTTCCTCGGCATCTGGGAAAAACTCCACAACCCGGATTTTAATTCCGTCGAATTCGACGGAATTAGAATTCAGACCGGACTGAACAGTTTCGTTCTCACGCCAAAGCACTGGATCGAGAAAACGGGAGCCATTGGCATCGTTTCCAGCACTGGCCGCTACGGTGGCACCTACGCCCACAAGGATATCGCCTTCGAATTCGCGTCCTGGGTCTCGGTCGAATTCAAGCTTTACCTCATCAAGGAATTCCAGCGACTGAAAGAAGAGGAAAACGACCGCCTCAAGCTCGAATGGAACCTTCAGCGGACGCTTGCCAAGATCAACTACCGCATCCACACCGATGCGATCAAGGAAACGCTGATTCCGCCCACGATCACCAAGGCTCAGGCCAGTTTCGTTTATGCCAACGAAGCCGACTTGTTGAACGTCGCTCTCTTTGGCCAGACCGCCAAACAATGGCGCGACGCCCATCCGGACGCCGAAGGCAACGTTCGCGACCACGCTCCGTTGGAGCAGCTCGTTGTCCTGACCAACTTGGAAAGCCTCAACTCCGTGCTCATCCGTCAGGGATTGTCCCAGGAAGAACGCCTGCGGAAGCTCAATGAAATCGCCATCACCCAGATGCGAACTTTGCTGTCCGACACCAAAATCAAGCGGCTGAAATAG
- a CDS encoding type I restriction endonuclease subunit R — MSKNVPYTKRTDAPPAMVREHDIESDFQKRLESLKYTVRPDIRDRATLEQNFRQKFEALNRVHLSDAEFARLLDEIVTPDVFAASKILRSINSFTRDDGTPLNYTLVNIKDWCKNTFEVVNQLRINTDNSHHRYDVLLLINGVPVVQIELKTLGVNPRRAMEQIVEYKNDPGNGYSKTLLCFMQLFIVSNRDRTHYFANNNARHFAFNADERFLPVYEFADEANKKITHLDDFADRFLQKCALGKTISRYMVLIESEQKLMIMRPYQVNAVQHIVKCIEEDNGNGYIWHTTGSGKTLTSFKASTLLKLNDGIHKCVFVVDRKDLDRQTREEFNRFQEGCVEENTNTAALVRRLLSEDYADKVIVTTIQKLGLALDETSKRNKQRKKNDQPTYKEMLAPLSDQRIVFIFDECHRSQFGENHKAIKEFFPKAQLFGFTGTPIFEANASLQKIEDTTASMRTTEDLFQKQLHAYTITHAIEDGNVLRFHVDYFKPNREEGKTLPKPGEPLAKRAVIEAILSKHDAATGGRRFNAILATASINDAIEYHGLFKALQAEKQAADPDFKPLNIACVFSPPAEGNPDVKQIQEDLPQEQADNEVDPEGKKAALKAILTDYNDKYGTNHRISEFDLYYQDVQKRIKDQQWPDEDLRKANPKIPHHKIDITIVVDMLLTGFDSKFLNTLYVDKNLRHHGLIQAFSRTNRVLNGTKPYGNILDFRQQQEAVDAAIALFSGEKAGDQAREIWLVEKAPVVIQKLEAAVQKLDNFMKSQGLECTPSDVANLKGNAAKVVFCEQFKEVQRLKTQLDQYTDLTEENKAAIEKVLPEDSHRGFRGQYLETAKKLRDPRQKNTDTANPADQLEFEFILFASAVIDYDYIMGLIAKFSAKGPGKSKMTREQLIGLISADAKFMNERDEIAEYIGTLKAGEGLSETAIRDGYTRFKAEKNAKELAAIAAKHGLATAALQGFVDAILDRMIFDGEQLSDLMAPLDLGWKARTQAELALMADLYPLLTKRAAGRDISGLSAYEQ; from the coding sequence ATGTCCAAAAACGTTCCCTACACTAAACGAACCGATGCACCTCCGGCCATGGTTAGGGAGCACGATATTGAATCCGATTTCCAAAAGAGACTCGAAAGCCTCAAATACACCGTTCGCCCAGACATCCGCGACCGAGCAACCCTAGAGCAGAATTTCCGCCAGAAGTTCGAAGCACTGAACCGCGTCCATCTGTCCGATGCCGAGTTTGCCCGCCTTCTGGATGAAATCGTCACCCCGGATGTCTTCGCCGCCTCCAAGATCCTGCGCAGCATCAACAGCTTCACCCGCGATGACGGCACCCCACTGAACTACACGCTGGTGAATATCAAAGACTGGTGCAAAAACACGTTTGAGGTTGTCAACCAGCTCCGCATCAACACCGACAACAGCCACCACCGTTACGATGTCCTTCTCCTGATCAATGGCGTGCCGGTAGTGCAGATCGAACTGAAGACCCTCGGCGTCAATCCCCGCCGGGCCATGGAGCAGATCGTCGAATACAAGAACGACCCCGGCAACGGCTACAGCAAGACGCTGCTTTGCTTCATGCAGCTCTTCATCGTCAGCAATCGCGACCGCACCCACTACTTTGCCAACAATAACGCCCGCCACTTCGCCTTCAATGCGGATGAGCGTTTCCTCCCGGTCTATGAGTTTGCGGACGAGGCCAACAAGAAGATCACGCACCTCGACGACTTCGCCGACCGCTTCCTGCAAAAGTGTGCCCTCGGCAAGACCATCAGCCGCTACATGGTGCTGATCGAGAGCGAGCAGAAGCTCATGATCATGCGGCCCTATCAGGTCAATGCGGTGCAGCACATCGTGAAGTGCATCGAGGAAGACAACGGCAACGGCTACATCTGGCACACCACCGGCAGTGGCAAGACGCTCACCTCCTTCAAGGCTTCCACGCTGCTCAAGCTAAACGACGGCATCCACAAATGCGTCTTCGTCGTGGACCGCAAGGACCTCGACCGCCAGACTCGCGAGGAGTTCAACCGCTTCCAGGAAGGCTGCGTGGAGGAAAACACCAACACCGCCGCCCTCGTGCGTCGTCTGTTGTCCGAGGACTACGCGGACAAGGTCATCGTCACCACCATCCAGAAGCTCGGCCTCGCGCTGGATGAAACCAGCAAGCGCAACAAGCAGCGGAAGAAGAACGACCAGCCCACCTACAAGGAGATGCTGGCCCCGCTGAGCGACCAACGCATCGTCTTCATCTTCGACGAATGCCACCGCTCGCAGTTCGGGGAGAACCACAAGGCCATCAAAGAGTTCTTCCCCAAGGCCCAGCTCTTCGGCTTCACCGGCACGCCCATCTTCGAGGCGAATGCCAGTTTGCAGAAGATCGAGGACACCACCGCCTCCATGCGCACCACGGAGGACCTCTTCCAGAAGCAGCTCCACGCCTACACCATTACCCACGCCATCGAGGATGGGAACGTCCTGCGCTTCCACGTCGATTACTTCAAGCCCAATCGGGAAGAAGGCAAGACGCTCCCCAAGCCCGGCGAGCCTCTGGCGAAGCGAGCCGTCATCGAAGCCATCTTGTCCAAGCACGATGCCGCCACGGGCGGACGCCGTTTCAATGCGATTCTGGCCACCGCGTCCATTAACGACGCCATCGAATATCACGGACTATTCAAGGCACTGCAGGCCGAGAAGCAGGCTGCCGATCCTGACTTCAAGCCGCTCAACATCGCCTGCGTCTTCTCCCCGCCCGCCGAAGGCAATCCCGATGTCAAGCAGATTCAAGAAGACTTGCCCCAGGAACAGGCCGACAACGAAGTAGACCCCGAAGGCAAGAAAGCCGCACTCAAGGCGATCCTCACCGACTACAACGACAAGTACGGCACCAATCACCGCATCTCCGAGTTCGATCTCTACTACCAGGATGTGCAGAAGCGGATCAAAGACCAGCAATGGCCGGACGAGGATTTGCGCAAAGCCAATCCCAAGATTCCCCATCACAAGATCGACATCACCATCGTCGTCGATATGCTGCTCACCGGCTTCGATTCCAAATTCCTCAACACGCTCTATGTGGACAAGAACCTGCGGCACCACGGCCTGATCCAGGCCTTCTCCCGCACCAACCGCGTGCTCAACGGCACCAAGCCTTACGGCAACATCCTCGACTTCCGCCAACAGCAGGAGGCAGTCGATGCCGCCATAGCACTCTTCTCCGGGGAAAAGGCCGGTGACCAAGCCCGCGAGATCTGGCTTGTGGAAAAGGCCCCTGTCGTCATCCAGAAGCTGGAAGCCGCCGTGCAGAAGCTCGACAACTTCATGAAGTCGCAGGGGCTTGAGTGTACGCCTTCGGATGTGGCCAATTTGAAAGGCAACGCTGCCAAGGTCGTTTTCTGCGAGCAGTTCAAGGAAGTCCAGCGGCTCAAGACCCAGCTCGATCAATACACCGACCTCACCGAGGAAAACAAAGCGGCTATCGAGAAGGTTCTACCGGAGGACAGTCATCGTGGTTTTCGCGGGCAGTATCTCGAAACCGCCAAGAAGCTGCGAGACCCGCGACAGAAAAATACCGACACAGCCAATCCCGCCGATCAGCTTGAATTCGAGTTCATCCTCTTCGCCTCCGCCGTCATTGATTACGACTACATCATGGGCCTGATCGCCAAGTTCTCCGCCAAGGGGCCGGGCAAGTCGAAGATGACCCGCGAGCAGCTTATCGGCTTGATCAGTGCCGATGCCAAGTTCATGAACGAGCGGGACGAGATCGCCGAATACATCGGCACGCTCAAGGCGGGCGAGGGGCTGAGCGAAACCGCCATCCGCGACGGCTACACCCGCTTCAAGGCGGAGAAGAACGCCAAGGAACTGGCCGCCATCGCCGCGAAGCACGGCCTTGCCACCGCCGCCCTGCAAGGCTTCGTGGATGCCATCCTCGACCGCATGATCTTCGATGGCGAGCAGCTCAGCGACCTCATGGCCCCGCTCGACCTCGGCTGGAAAGCCCGCACGCAAGCCGAACTCGCCCTCATGGCCGATCTGTATCCCCTGCTTACCAAACGCGCCGCTGGCCGCGACATTTCAGGACTGAGCGCGTATGAGCAGTAA